In one Oryza glaberrima chromosome 2, OglaRS2, whole genome shotgun sequence genomic region, the following are encoded:
- the LOC127762532 gene encoding inositol-tetrakisphosphate 1-kinase 4, translating to MREKEKGEAMRRKAEEIADAMAAAWEGPDGSSAARLEQFLRCVHITAVTAGHYQQVQHTSHHIYIPRIASIPSIRAAMAPELSSPSSSPRYTVGYALLPEKVSSVVRPSLVALAADRGVRLVAVDVSRPLAEQGPFDLLVHKMYDRGWRAQLEELAARHPGVPVVVDSPGAIDRLLDRATMLDVVSGLRAPVSVPPQVVVSDAAADADELLARAALRFPLIAKPLAVDGSAESHDMRLVYRRDGVLPLLRAALVLQEFVNHGGVLFKVYVVGDRATCVRRSSLPDVPAHRLLDLDAEPSVPFANISNQPLPPPDDDGGAADDDTPAAGFVDEVARGLRRGLGLHLFNFDMIRERSEEHGDRYFIIDINYFPGYAKMPGYEAALTDFFLEMLRGTRPVPEQLGPGSGLDMEARKLEPGLGIGLRELESGRAQA from the exons atgcgggagaaggagaagggcgAGGCGATGAGGAGGAAGGCGGAGGAGATAGCAGACGCAATGGCAGCGGCGTGGGAGGGGCCGGacgggtcgtcggcggcgagattGGAACAGTTTCTCAGATGC GTGCACATCACAGCCGTTACAGCTGGTCACTACCAACAAGTACAACACACAAGtcatcacatatatatacctcgCATCGCATCGATTCCATCGATTCGCGCGGCCATGGCGCCCGAGCTgtcctccccgtcgtcgtcACCTCGCTACACCGTTGGCTACGCGCTGCTGCCGGAGAAGGTGAGCAGCGTCGTGCGGCCGTCGCTGGTGGCGCTGGCCGCCGACCGCGGGGtgcgcctcgtcgccgtcgacgtgtCGCGGCCGCTCGCCGAGCAGGGCCCGTTCGACCTCCTCGTGCACAAGATGTACGACCGCGGGTGGCGCGCCCAGCtggaggagctcgccgcgcgccacccCGGGGtgcccgtcgtcgtcgactcCCCCGGCGCCATCGACCGCCTCCTCGACCGCGCCACCATGCTCGACGTCGTCTCCGGCCTCCGCGCCCCCGTCTCCGTCCCGCCCCAGGTCGTCgtcagcgacgccgccgccgacgcggacgagctcctcgcccgcgccgcgctccGCTTCCCGCTCATCGCCAagccgctcgccgtcgacggcagCGCCGAGTCGCACGACATGCGCCTCGTCTACCGCCGCGACGgcgtcctccccctcctccgcgcGGCGCTCGTCCTCCAGGAGTTCGTCAACCACGGCGGGGTGCTCTTCAAGGTCTACGTCGTCGGCGACCGCGCCACCTGCGTGCGCCGGAGCAGCCTCCCCGACGTGCCGGCCCACCGCCTCCTCGACCTGGACGCCGAGCCCTCCGTCCCCTTCGCCAACATCTCCAACCAGCCGCTCCCCCCAcctgatgacgacggcggcgccgccgacgacgacacgccggccgccggcttCGTGGACGAGGTGGCGCGCGGGCTCCGGCGAGGGCTGGGCCTGCACCTGTTCAACTTCGACATGATCCGGGAGAGGAGCGAGGAGCACGGCGACAGGTACTTCATCATCGACATCAACTACTTCCCGGGCTACGCCAAGATGCCGGGCTACGAGGCGGCCCTCACGGATTTCTTCCTTGAGATGCTCCGTGGCACAAGACCTGTTCCTGAGCAGCTGGGCCCGGGCTCGGGCCTGGACATGGAGGCCCGCAAGCTCGAGCCTGGGCTGGGTATCGGTCTAAGAGAATTGGAGTCTGGCCGAGCTCAGGCCTAG
- the LOC127763422 gene encoding gamma-glutamylcyclotransferase 2-2-like, whose amino-acid sequence MVLWVFGYGSLIWNPGFDFDEKILGFVKGYKRTFNLACIDHRGTPEHPARTCTLESDEEAICWGIAYCVKGGLKKEQEAMKYLERRECEYDQKISVDFYKEGDSLKPAVTGVLIFVSTPDPVGNKYYLGPAPLEDMARQIATANGPNGNNRDYLFSMEKALSNICHEDDSIIELANEVRKVLSRPKEKITGSDSPLKSHALVHLSALPEGTVVDSR is encoded by the exons ATGGTGCTCTGGGTCTTCGGCTATGGCTCCCTGATCTGGAACCCCGGATTCGACTTCGATGAGAAGATCCTGGGCTTCGTCAAGGGCTACAAACGCACCTTCAATCTTG CTTGCATTGACCATCGGGGCACGCCGGAGCATCCTGCGAGGACCTGCACACTTGAGTCCGACGAGGAGGCCATATGC TGGGGGATTGCATACTGTGTCAAAGGGGGGCTTAAAAAGGAGCAAGAAGCAATGAAG TACTTGGAAAGAAGAGAGTGTGAGTATGACCAGAAGATCTCTGTGGATTTCTACAAG GAAGGAGATTCTTTGAAGCCAGCTGTGACAGGTGTACTAAT CTTTGTATCCACTCCTGATCCAGTAGGCAACAAATACTATCTTGGGCCTGCTCCTTTGGAGGACATGGCAAG GCAAATTGCTACAGCCAATGGCCCCAATGGGAATAACAGGGATTACCTGTTCTCAATGGAGAAGGCATTGTCCAACATAT GCCATGAAGATGATTCAATCATCGAGCTAGCTAACGAGGTCAGGAAGGTGTTGAGCCGGCCGAAGGAGAAGATCACTGGCTCCGATAGCCCACTAAAATCTCACGCTCTCGTACACCTGTCTGCGCTTCCTGAGGGCACTGTTGTGGACTCAAGATAG